The Penaeus vannamei isolate JL-2024 chromosome 16, ASM4276789v1, whole genome shotgun sequence genome includes a window with the following:
- the LOC138864482 gene encoding potassium/sodium hyperpolarization-activated cyclic nucleotide-gated channel 2-like, whose translation MSSMLLSLNLPPAPFQCTHAHALSRGVSALDPSLLHKRPGYIRAYNPREAAEVERALSTPLPSPASPPAPGPPAGYPPSHHQNPSTSPNSAPSPPLKNPRPGSKARERSRGPRRLPSTAPS comes from the exons ATGTCCTCCATGCTCCTATCCCTCAACCTTCCCCCGGCGCCCTTTCAGTGTACGCACGCCCACGCCCTGTCTCGAGGAGTCTCCGCCCTCGACCCTTCGCTGCTCCATAAG AGGCCGGGGTACATCCGGGCCTACAACCCCCGCGAGGCCGCCGAGGTCGAGAGGGCCCTGTcaactccccttccctcgcccgccTCTCCCCCAGCCCCAGGGCCCCCTGCAGGATATCCCCCTTCCCATCATCAGAATCCCTCCACGTCCCCTAACTCAGCCCCTTCGCCCCCGCTCAAAAATCCCCGGCCAGGATCAAAGGCCAGAGAGCGCTCCCGAGGGCCCCGCCGCCTGCCCTCGACGGCGCCCTCGTAA